The Phaeodactylum tricornutum CCAP 1055/1 chromosome 2, whole genome shotgun sequence DNA window ATTCTGGTTTCGACGCGAGACCAACAATCATCCCTACAGTTCCATTCTCTAGGATGATGTTTGTTGGCTTGAGATTTACCACTTTGGATTTGTCCATAACGTAGACGCTGTATCGCTCCTTGTGATCGTTCCATGCAATGATAGTACCTTGCAGCCCATTCAATTCTGGTTGAGCCTGAATTCCGTGAACTTTGACATGGATATGTTGCAGTAGATTATTGGGTTTCACGCGGAGGGCTTCGTCCGAATCCTCGACGGCCACAACGTATCGTCCCGTGGACGGGTCATAGCCCTGAATTTCTCCGCGGTCGCCGTTACGCTCTGGTTTGGCGACCAAATTTTTCAGCGAAACTACGGTTCCGTTGGGAATTGCATCGTATCGCTTTGGTCCCGCCGACTGTCGAAAACTTCCCGGCATGCCGCCAATATTACCAGGTGGCATACCGCCACCAAAGCTAGCGCCAGGCATACCGCCGCCGAACATCATCTGCATTGGGTCCATCCCACCGCTACCTCGGGCTCCGCGAGGACCTCCCATTGAAAATTGTATTCCCGTACCACCCCGCATTCCAGGACCTCCTCTCATTCCACCACCCCCTAATCCTCCAAAGGGGTCGTCGTGCCCGAAAAAGTGTGAAAAGAAGGCGTTGGCATCTTCCGGACTCATGCCACCGTGCTGATGACCGTGTCCGCCACCAGCAGGACGAAAATGAACTCCCCCACCTCCGCCTCCGAAAGGAGAGGGACCACCGTTTTCTCCCATTTGGTCCGCCTGTTCCACACCTGCCTTTCCGTACTGATCGTACAGTTGACGTTTTTTAGCATCGGACAGGGTCGCGTATGCCTCGCTGATCTTCTGGAAGTTTTTGGTCGCTTGCTCATTGCCGGGGTTCTTATCCGGATGCCACTATGCACGCATAACAAACGAGACAACGACGGTGAGGCACCACCTATGAAGTGTGCATCTCGGGAGCGCAAGTGCTCGTGTATGAATAAAGAACGGACGGAAACCAAAGCGTCAATCTTACCTTGACGGCCAATTTTCGGTAGGCCTTTTTTAAAGCACTTTCATCCGCATTTCTTGGACAACCTAGAACTTGGTAATAATCGTCTGACGATAAATTGGGTGCCATGCTGCCGCGAATCCGTGTACAATGATgatcttgactgtgatcaatCCCTTTATATAAGGAAATACAAAACAGTCGCTACTGTACGCGTCTGAGATCTGTTTGCGAGGTATCGACCAATAGTGTTCTTCGTTTTTGTAGTTGTGTATTCACAGCCAGAACGAGACTTTTCTCGTTGGCTTCGTGTCTCTATGCGAATGGGTTGGCGTCAGTCTACGTAAAGTAGATACCACACTATTTTGTTTTTTCGCATCTCGCAATTTTCATGCTACCTTGTGCGAAGGCAAAACTCGTGAAGAGTACGGTAGTTTTCTGGGCTCTTCGCATGGGTTACTTTGACTGTCAAGGTATGTTCCACACATCGTCAAGTAACTTCACTGCAGCAAGAGAAAAAGTGCACGATTGACATTCCTTATTCCCCCGGATGTAAACAGAAATTTGACCACATCTGAGAGCTATATATAAATAGCAGAAAATAATTAATAGTAAATGAATCTATTGAGTCATCCAGACAGTCCACTTATCGGTCCGCCCGTCAACCAAATCCTGGCATCGCATGTCGTTTCCAATTTGATGCGGTTCCGTTTTGCGTTCGGGGTCGCTCGCTTCACTGTCGGAGCACCTCAAAGTCGCAACAAAGTGTCAACACTGTTCGAAAAGATTGTTCTCGTATCTTGTTCTTGCTTGGCTCTTACGCAGACTAAACTGCAAGCATAGCCATGTCTCGTATACACACATGCATAGCTTTCGTGGCTTGGGTTTTGCTGGTATGTGACGCTTTCACGGTAGGGCCGCATCATCCCAAGATAACTGCGCAACGATTCATTGGCCTGGCAACGCGGGTCTTTGGTAGTGCGTCCGACGAAATTCTTGCCCGGGCTCGGAAAGCCGCCGGTGTGCCTGATTCCGTCGATGACGAGTATCCCAAAAATTTTGAGGACAAGTTGTTGGCTGACATGCAATCCGCCTTGCTGAAGTTGGAACGCCGAGTGCAGGAAGGCCCTGGCGCCTTGAGTTTGCTCGAAGTGGAAGAGTTGGACGGTGAACTGAGTCGGGTCATTGCCGAAATGCGCGCGAATGGCGACCAGAGACCAATCAAACCGAAAAGTGCCGATCCCAGTGGCGATCTGAAATCCGCGGCGCCGTCCGCGACCGCGACCTCGGTGGGATCCTCGAACTCATTGTTGGATGAAGAAGGCGAGGCCTATGACGGAAAGGGTGGAATGGGGCAACCAAAAGGCACGGTTAACACATGTAAGTCTTTCTGCTGTTGATAATGGGCCGCCGTCGGTTTGCTCAGTGTTTTTCTCTTTGCTATGCTGTCGTTTTCTTGCGTGAATAGATATTATTGAGGGGATGGAGGAAATGAGCTCGGAAGAGTACCGCTTGGCTTTAGAAAGGAGTCTGATTGATCGGCAGGCGGCCCGCCGCCAAGCCGGTGTTGTTGGTAATAAGTCTACTTGGGATTATATGAGCCAACTAAATCCCAACGACAAGGGCATTCTCCGTcgggatgacgaagatgacgacgacgatgaggaagacgagcgtcctaagaaaaaaaagaagagaaaCTTCAAGCCTTTTTGACTGTAAGCTCACAATGCATTTTCTATATCGTCTACTATGGAGTCTGAATGGAGGTCGTAACTTTATAGTGCTAGGCGGCCAGATCAAATACTGGTAGGTTCAATGATGTAATAAAAGTATGAACAGACGTCGAGACACGGCTCGCAAGAGATTATGGAGATAGCTAGTAGCTTTTTCTTAACAGAAcacgaaagagaaagagatCGAACGGGCTTTCGATGAGCGGAACGGAAACTATTCTACCTTGTGTTAATGCCACTGTCGCCATCACGTTGATGGCGATCTTACAGGTTAGCTGTGCTTCAAATTCAGTCTGGCCGGCGCCTCTCCAGGGGAAGGGAATGGGAACTGTACGTCACCGTCAGACTTCGATACTGTCCTATCTTTTCCCCATTGTCACAGCGAGGCGATGTGACCAGTCGATGGATAAAGTCATTGGATGAACTCGAACGAGCATCAACGTTAGAGACTCTGTGTGTTGTATTCGCAGCGGAAGAACCATGGAAAGTCTAAACGTATGGATCACCGGAGTTTACGAGGCTGGACCGGTCATAGGTGGTCTAGCCGCGCTCGGATCTTTGGTTGCAATTTCTCTGGGAGCTCAGGTACGAGAAATGATATGACAATAGCTTTTCCAATGAATGAACTGCCCACAACGGCGATATGTGCTCATGTGTGCTTTATCACAGACGCTATCGTTTGTATACAAATCTTTCATTCGTCCAGGCAAAGATTTAAAAAAGCTGGGAAAATGGGCCGTGATTACTGGTGCAACGGATGGAATCGGAAAGGCTTACGCGATggctttggcgaagaaaggAATGAATATCGTTTTAGTCAGTCGTACAGAAGCCAAGTTAATGGACGTGAAATCCGAAATACAGGGAAAATACAATGGAATCGAAGTGCAACATGTTGTCTGTGATTATTCTAATTTTGACAAGGCCGCACAAGACAAGGTCCAGAAGAGTCTCGAAGGTCTCGAAATCGGGATTCTTATCAACAACGTTGGTGTTAGTTACCGCTACCCTCAATTCTTCCACGAGCTCACTGATGACGAAGTTAGAGCCCTATTGATGATGAATATTGATTCTACTGTTTGGATGACGCGAATTGTGTTGCCTGGCATGTTGGACCGCAAGAAGGGTGCTATCATCAATATTTCATCGGGATCAGCACTCTACACTCTCCCGTTGCTTGCGGAATATTCAGGAGCTAAGAGTTTTATCGAGAAGTTCTCCCGTGCTCTCAACGCAGAATATAGTGCCAAAGGAGTCACTTGCCAGTGCCAAGTTCCCTTTTACGTTGCGACGAAGCTCGCAAAGATGCGAAAGAGCTTGACGGTCCCAACGCCATCCGAGTTTGCCGCCATGGGCGTGCGATGGATTGGATACGCGGATGCCCTGGTTCAACCTTTTTGGTTGCATGGCCTTCAGGCCTGGGTCATGTTCCAGCTTCCGGAAGTGGTCATCGCGAAAGGTATCATGGCCATGCACTTGGCAATTCGCAAGAAAGGGCTGAAGAAAGATGCAAAGATAGCTGAAGACGCCATGAACAAGACAAAATAAAACGACAGTTCCAATCGATGAGACTGTTTGCCAGAGGGGTAGTTCGCTAAGGAAATCTTTTTACCAAATAAACGAATAAATGAGGATCATTTACAGTCACGACCAAACAGGCAACCGATTTGAACCAAAAGCTTTCAATAATACAAATAAGCATTGCATCTTACAACCTAGGATGATTTCTGTTTTCGCGATCGTCGACAGTGTGAGTAAAAGGTAAAAACGATCTAAATTTCTGGCTGACATGTGAGAATCTGATCAACCCTAGGTCGTACCCGAGGGCCGTGCCAGGATGTCACCAATCAATTTTTTGAGTGGCTTCTTCCATCTATACAGTTCGTCGCACCCAAGCATTGTACAACGGGAGGTTGTCTGTCTTGTCCTTTCGTCCTTCCATAGGTGCACGACAAACAAATCGACGATTGCAATACCCTATGCTCATGTTTTTTAGCATTGTGCTAAGAATACCGACAAGACGGCGCTTCTTTCTGCTTCTCAGTGTAGCATCTATGCCCACCTTCCATAACCGGGTACAGGCGTTCTCTTCATCCAGAGTAACGTTTTTCGGAAGGAAGGTCCTTCGAAATTTCTCTCGATTAGATTGCATGTTAAGTTCTATGGCCAAGTCCGAAGACGCTGACGGTGTAGTTGTATCAAGGTCGTTCGAAAATGAACTATGGCTGGATTTGAGAGGGACAGCcatctttccaaagcaagcgTTGGGCTTTCTCCAACAGGTTTTGTTCGACTGTGAAGAAGATATTGATAAAGAAAATAGAGGAAAATGCGATCAGCCCATTCTCAACGTTGTAAGCAGAGTGCTACTATCCGAAGAAGTATTTGCAAAGGTTGTTGCTCTTCCCGAATACTCTTTAATTGATTTTCTTTATGTATCACAAACCCACGATCTCATGGAAATGTGTCGGGACACAGAACAATCTGTGTCTATTGGTAGAATGCTCGCATGCTCGCCCCGAACGACCATCGACCCTCTAGCAGCCCTGGACACATATGCTCTGGGAGGATGGCTAATGATTcattccgaagaagatgacCTTCGTGATTCAACTGCATGGATCCAGCAGCAAATTTCGAGCCTGGTCGAATTCTTGGCCGGGCGAGCCAGTTCTTCTACAGCATCTGCGTCAGGCCTCTTGATACCCAGTTTGAACACCGGTTTTGATCAGACGTCTTTGAACGGCGGCGTTGCCATTTGTTGTCCAACGAAAAATGCGTTGGTGCAAGTGGATTCTATTTTGGCGCAATCGCGATACACGAGCGTaatgacgacaacgaccgaCTCGGGTGTCCTATTACCGATAACCAGCAGTGCCGAGTTTGGTcaatcatcatcatcacAAGCCGCGCTTGTGTTGCCATTCGATGCGCTTCTTTGGAGAACGGCGATTCAGATGAGAGCAAGCGAAGGTGACGAGCTGGATATATAAAAAGCCTAGATTGTTGTAATTTCGTTACTTTTCAATGACGATCGTTTGACTAGGCAAAAGGACAAGATCCATCAGTTGGTCGTACTCTTCCACCGGTACCCGATCTGTGAGCTGACATTCAAGGCCCACGGCCACCAAAAAGGGGGCACTTACTCCTTCCCCTAATGTCATACGCGCAATGAAGCGATCATAGTACCCTTTCCCTTGACCGAGTCTGTTCCCCTTCTCGTCGAAAGCTAAACCAGGAACCACAATCACATCAATATCGCCTGGTGCCGCCGGTATCAGCGGAATATGCGGAGGAGGTTCAGGAATACCCCACTTATTGAGGGGCCACGAGTGATAAAACAATTCGCCTTGTTTGATTCCATCATCCTTGACAACTTTTATCAGTTCCATGTCCGCTTGCTCAAAGTTCTTGCCAACCTGTGGAACGTAGACCTGCTTCTCGTTTTCTGATGCATTCTTTAACGCTAATTCGGTAGATATCTCGCCTGTTGGCATTGACAGAAAGAGTCCTATGGATCTAGCTTGCCGATACTGAGGGAGCTCAAAGAGGCGGTCCCACACTCTAACACTTTGAGCGCGAATTTCCTCCTTAGAAAGAGCTTTCAATTTCGACCGAATTTCTTTCCGTAATTCTTTCTTGCGCGCAATGACTTCATCGCAGGGGAAAGGCCTCGATGATGACATATGAGAGGAGTTCCGGAACAATGAAACCTTCCCTCTCGTTCGTAAATTGCAATTTTGGCTGATGAAGCTTGACGGACAACAGGGGGGAAAGAAAGCCGGATAAAATGGAATAGCCTTGTTCATCGGCCGCGCTTGGACTCAACGTGCCCCTGTCTGTGTAATGTAACTCGCAGTAATCGTAAatggtttttctttttgtgcaCCGTTGCACGATTGTGAACAGGGTAACGTTGATTGGGCGTCTGGAGTCCGGAATGTCGCTGTATTCCTTCATTCGAAGAAATGAATAAGAATTCACAGCTATCACAGTCAGGTTTCAAACCAAAACACATGTAAACATCCTTTGGAGCGATGGGATCGAagaactgacagtgaggacCAACCCATGGTGACATCCTCTGTAAGCTGCCTCTTATCTTCTAAAATCTCTACCGACAGGCCCGGATTGACTTTCGGTCTCGAGCCGGCATCTGGCAACAACTAAAATTCCCGCTGTGCAGGGTGTTCCGGCCAAGATGAGCAACATGTACGGGTACAATGACTACGATGGTCCGCATCGTGCAATGGCTCGATTCTCTCTGGAggccgacgacgaggacaaccCACTACAGGCTGGATTTTGGATGGAAGGAGATTCATTGGCGCCCCCTTGTGGAACAGCCGTTCCAACGATTCATCGTATGCTGGATTTTGCTCAAGTGTCGTCGAAGGACGTCGTATATGATCTGGGCTGCGGAGACGCTCGCGTATGCTTAGAAGCGTTTGCTCGAAAGAAATGCCAAAGTGTGGGCGTGGAGGTGGAGGCAGATTTGGTATCTAGAGGTCGGGAACTCATTGCGCGACTCAATTATGTAGATCAAGAACGCTTGCCTTTCATTATTGAGCAGGATTTACGAATCGTCCTCCGGAACCTTGTTCGCCTAGCTGCCAAAGCTACAGCGCCAACAGAACAGTCGGACGATATTGGTGCTCTACCTCTACCAACAATCATCATAATGTATTTGCTTCCAGAAGCTCTGGCAGAACTAGAGGACAGCCTGAGAGAATTATTGCGGCTATTGCCGGAGTCATTTCGGATACTGTGTAACACGTGGGGTCTCAATAGTCTTGTACCCCAGCAACGAATGGATGTCAAAGAAGAAGGTGGAGCGGTCACCCCTCTATCTATATATACACGCAAAAGCCTTTGACTCAATCTATAGATCATTGTCGCTTGTCCCAAAATGGTCTACTGGCATGACAAAGGTGTAAGTAGCTTATTCACCTCatgcaagagaaagaagaacaCCACGACTTTAATTGGAAGCAGTTGATTAAAATCAATCCCTTTCGAAGTGGCATAAGAGCACAAGCAGAAAAAATCTCGGAAAACATGCGAAGTCCAACATTTCGGCCATTTCTATATTTAAATGGGAGCTGGGTGGATGCTTAAAGCTTGGTGTGGCTGGATCGGCAGTTTTTAGAGTGGGAAAGCATTTAGCCATATCATTCCTTCAGCAGGCTCCTCGCTTTGTCAGCTGGCACCAGAAAATTCCATCGCCCTCAACAGTTGCCTGTTCAAATTTTTAATGACACATCTCTTTCAGCCATGGCGGTTCGGTTTCCTGTAACACTGTGAGCGACGCTGGGACTCGTTTCTGACTGGTCCCACGGTTTATTTGGAATGAAATCGACTTTAAAGGTTTTGAGTCGGTACGCACTAAATCTCTTTTTCAAGGATGTCGTTCATGTCAATTTTAAGACTGTCTATTGACCAGCCGCGATCGAATTGGTTTGGTCGCATACAAgcgtttcactgtcagtagaCAAAGGATTTGCCTAAACCGTTGTGTTTCGTGTTTCGTAGGATACTCACGGAGCAACAAGATCTAAAATATTATCCTCATAGCGCTCTAGCTGAAGCCGATGAGGTAAATACGGCCGAGAATAGGTTTAATTTTAAACTTGAACAAATGTGTCTTGTTCATTCCGAGCGCAAGGTTTATAAACTATCTGCCAACACTGTGATTCAAGTGTGGACACTTTTTGCTTCACCTCAGATAGCAAAACGACTATTTACTTCGAGAGCAGTCTCTTATTCGTTTTGGGGATCCTAAATCTATGATAATTAGAGCGAGCGTTTTACAGAGTGCGTGTTCGAGAttgtatttacagttagtggTGGAAGATTTCAGAGCCTTTGCGTTTTTGTTGTGTAGGGAGCGGATGCCAGAAACATCCTATCGACTATCGAGCTAAATGAACAAAGTATTCATCGGTTATTCTGCAAGCTATGATTGGCGAAAATACTTCGTGTTGCTCAAAGCGTGGCTTCATATAAACAAAGGTAAGGGAGCGGAGAGTGTTTATCGACAGATGCGAGGCCTATGAGCAGCTGGGTTATACTATTTTGTGCGGCTGGCGCAATGAAGATTGAGCAGGCAAAAAGTCTCGTAGACAATGTCCGTATTCAGATCGATTACAATTAAGCTGAATG harbors:
- the HSP40A gene encoding chaperone, dnaj-like protein (homology to DnaJ; The prokaryotic heat shock protein DnaJ interacts with the chaperone hsp70-like DnaK protein), giving the protein DYYQVLGCPRNADESALKKAYRKLAVKWHPDKNPGNEQATKNFQKISEAYATLSDAKKRQLYDQYG
- a CDS encoding predicted protein, with translation MSRIHTCIAFVAWVLLVCDAFTVGPHHPKITAQRFIGLATRVFGSASDEILARARKAAGVPDSVDDEYPKNFEDKLLADMQSALLKLERRVQEGPGALSLLEVEELDGELSRVIAEMRANGDQRPIKPKSADPSGDLKSAAPSATATSVGSSNSLLDEEGEAYDGKGGMGQPKGTVNTYIIEGMEEMSSEEYRLALERSLIDRQAARRQAGVVGNKSTWDYMSQLNPNDKGILRRDDEDDDDDEEDERPKKKKKRNFKPF
- a CDS encoding short-chain dehydrogenase/reductase acting with NAD or NADP as acceptor (Probably a short-chain dehydrogenase/reductase, possibly acting on ketone groups with NAD+ or NAD+ as acceptor) codes for the protein MESLNVWITGVYEAGPVIGGLAALGSLVAISLGAQTLSFVYKSFIRPGKDLKKLGKWAVITGATDGIGKAYAMALAKKGMNIVLVSRTEAKLMDVKSEIQGKYNGIEVQHVVCDYSNFDKAAQDKVQKSLEGLEIGILINNVGVSYRYPQFFHELTDDEVRALLMMNIDSTVWMTRIVLPGMLDRKKGAIINISSGSALYTLPLLAEYSGAKSFIEKFSRALNAEYSAKGVTCQCQVPFYVATKLAKMRKSLTVPTPSEFAAMGVRWIGYADALVQPFWLHGLQAWVMFQLPEVVIAKGIMAMHLAIRKKGLKKDAKIAEDAMNKTK
- a CDS encoding predicted protein, producing the protein MAKSEDADGVVVSRSFENELWLDLRGTAIFPKQALGFLQQVLFDCEEDIDKENRGKCDQPILNVVSRVLLSEEVFAKVVALPEYSLIDFLYVSQTHDLMEMCRDTEQSVSIGRMLACSPRTTIDPLAALDTYALGGWLMIHSEEDDLRDSTAWIQQQISSLVEFLAGRASSSTASASGLLIPSLNTGFDQTSLNGGVAICCPTKNALVQVDSILAQSRYTSQCRVWSIIIITSRACVAIRCASLENGDSDESKRR
- a CDS encoding predicted protein; this translates as MSSSRPFPCDEVIARKKELRKEIRSKLKALSKEEIRAQSVRVWDRLFELPQYRQARSIGLFLSMPTGEISTELALKNASENEKQVYVPQVGKNFEQADMELIKVVKDDGIKQGELFYHSWPLNKWGIPEPPPHIPLIPAAPGDIDVIVVPGLAFDEKGNRLGQGKGYYDRFIARMTLGEGVSAPFLVAVGLECQLTDRVPVEEYDQLMDLVLLPSQTIVIEK
- a CDS encoding predicted protein; translation: MSNMYGYNDYDGPHRAMARFSLEADDEDNPLQAGFWMEGDSLAPPCGTAVPTIHRMLDFAQVSSKDVVYDLGCGDARVCLEAFARKKCQSVGVEVEADLVSRGRELIARLNYVDQERLPFIIEQDLRIVLRNLVRLAAKATAPTEQSDDIGALPLPTIIIMYLLPEALAELEDSLRELLRLLPESFRILCNTWGLNSLVPQQRMDVKEEGGAVTPLSIYTRKSL